Proteins co-encoded in one Sinobacterium norvegicum genomic window:
- the cysS gene encoding cysteine--tRNA ligase: protein MALTIYSTLTNSKQEFIPQEAGKISMYVCGMTVYDYCHLGHARVLVAFDVITKYLRSSGFDVNYVRNITDIDDKIINRANENGEKFNALTERFIGHMHEDEKALGVARPDMEPRATNHIGDIIAMTEVLIEKGYAYACDNGDVYYRVAKFEGYGKLSNKNPDELLAGARIETGDIKEDPRDFALWKSAKADDVSWPSPWGPGRPGWHIECSAMTKCCVGDTFDIHGGGPDLPFPHHENEIAQSEAANDKEFARYWMHAGAVRVDGEKMSKSLGNFFTIREILDKYHREVVRYVLVRSHYRSAINYSEENLKTAKVELDRLYTGLRGYDDVEVLALDQLPQGNRYVKAFTEAMDDDFNTALAISVLFESVRELNSATANKAADASEQAQILKSLGSVLGLLAENVEDYMQAGLSDAGLSADAIEALIAERIQSKKDKNFQRADEIRDELKEQGVVLEDGAGGTTWRRD, encoded by the coding sequence ATGGCGTTAACGATTTACAGCACGCTGACTAATAGCAAACAAGAATTCATCCCCCAGGAAGCCGGCAAGATCAGCATGTATGTCTGCGGCATGACGGTTTACGATTATTGTCACCTCGGTCATGCCCGTGTGCTGGTGGCCTTCGATGTGATTACCAAATACCTACGCAGCAGTGGTTTCGACGTTAACTACGTGCGCAATATCACCGATATTGACGATAAGATCATCAATCGTGCCAATGAAAATGGTGAGAAGTTCAATGCATTGACCGAGCGTTTTATCGGTCATATGCACGAGGATGAAAAAGCCCTCGGTGTCGCCCGCCCTGATATGGAGCCCCGTGCCACCAATCATATTGGCGATATCATTGCGATGACTGAGGTGCTGATTGAAAAAGGCTATGCCTATGCCTGTGACAACGGTGATGTTTACTATCGCGTGGCGAAGTTTGAAGGCTATGGCAAGTTATCGAACAAGAATCCCGATGAGTTACTGGCCGGTGCCCGCATCGAAACCGGTGACATCAAAGAAGACCCCCGTGACTTCGCGCTGTGGAAGTCGGCCAAGGCCGATGATGTCAGCTGGCCGTCGCCCTGGGGCCCTGGCCGCCCGGGCTGGCATATCGAATGCTCGGCGATGACCAAGTGCTGTGTCGGCGATACCTTCGATATTCACGGCGGTGGCCCCGACTTACCGTTTCCTCACCATGAGAACGAAATTGCCCAATCCGAGGCGGCCAACGACAAAGAGTTTGCCCGCTATTGGATGCATGCTGGTGCGGTTCGCGTCGATGGCGAGAAGATGTCCAAGTCACTGGGCAACTTCTTTACCATCCGCGAGATTCTCGACAAGTATCACCGCGAGGTGGTGCGCTATGTGTTGGTACGGAGCCATTATCGCAGTGCCATCAATTACTCGGAGGAAAACCTCAAGACCGCCAAGGTGGAACTGGACCGTCTCTACACCGGCCTACGGGGCTACGATGACGTCGAAGTGTTAGCGCTGGATCAGCTGCCGCAGGGCAACCGTTATGTCAAAGCCTTTACCGAGGCGATGGACGATGACTTCAACACCGCGCTGGCAATCTCGGTATTATTCGAATCGGTGCGTGAACTTAATAGCGCCACGGCGAACAAGGCGGCTGATGCCTCTGAGCAGGCGCAGATTCTCAAGAGTCTGGGCAGTGTATTGGGTCTGTTAGCTGAAAATGTCGAGGACTATATGCAGGCAGGTTTGAGTGATGCAGGACTATCAGCCGATGCGATCGAGGCGTTGATTGCCGAGCGTATTCAATCTAAGAAGGATAAAAACTTCCAACGTGCCGATGAGATCCGCGATGAGCTCAAAGAGCAGGGCGTGGTACTCGAAGACGGTGCTGGTGGCACCACCTGGCGCCGTGATTAA
- a CDS encoding DUF3127 domain-containing protein, which translates to MSKSFEVQGEVHSIGQTTEYGNNGFTKREFVIKLTGEGENAAYPNYVALELIKDKCALMDQYKIGDELVAHFNLSGRLWAGNGNGERCFTSLQAWRIESANNNAAADAGYGGQAMPDYDSFDQTPPSAPQPQVQQTNASTAAYDDDIPF; encoded by the coding sequence ATGTCCAAGAGTTTTGAAGTTCAGGGTGAAGTCCATTCCATCGGTCAGACCACCGAATACGGTAACAACGGTTTTACCAAACGTGAGTTTGTCATCAAGCTGACGGGCGAGGGCGAAAATGCAGCCTACCCCAATTACGTTGCCCTCGAATTAATCAAAGACAAGTGCGCGTTGATGGATCAATACAAGATTGGTGATGAGCTGGTTGCCCATTTCAATCTGTCCGGCCGCCTATGGGCCGGTAATGGCAATGGTGAAAGGTGCTTTACCAGCTTGCAGGCATGGCGTATCGAGTCGGCCAATAACAACGCTGCGGCCGATGCCGGTTACGGCGGTCAAGCAATGCCGGATTACGATAGCTTCGATCAGACCCCGCCAAGCGCACCGCAGCCACAGGTTCAGCAAACTAATGCCAGCACCGCCGCCTACGATGATGATATTCCATTTTAA
- a CDS encoding SDR family NAD(P)-dependent oxidoreductase — MQDFTGKIAVVTGGASGIGRSIVLALLAEGAKVVVADVEQKALDKAIAEFAAHGEVSGIATDVSSQDSVEALSAAVFEKYGACHLLFNNAGVAAPSCNVWETTPNDWAWVHGVNVMGVVHGIQSFVPKMIASGEEGHVINTSSGDGGISPLPYQSVYASSKAAVSTITECLGAQLQSEGTKLNASIFYPSGGLLDTGIWTTDRNRPEELTREVDYEPIPSIEDFKDAASAAGMELNFQDLDELARYCLDGIKANRFIIMINVEEAEATLNERAKRYGGAELPINLAEIPQL, encoded by the coding sequence ATGCAGGATTTTACCGGCAAGATTGCCGTCGTCACCGGTGGTGCCAGCGGCATCGGTCGTTCCATTGTCTTGGCCTTGTTGGCCGAGGGTGCCAAGGTGGTGGTTGCGGATGTCGAGCAAAAAGCACTCGATAAGGCCATTGCAGAATTTGCCGCCCACGGCGAAGTCTCTGGTATTGCCACCGATGTTTCCTCGCAGGACTCTGTCGAGGCCTTGTCAGCTGCCGTGTTTGAAAAATACGGTGCCTGTCATCTACTGTTTAACAATGCCGGTGTTGCCGCGCCCTCATGTAATGTATGGGAAACCACACCCAACGATTGGGCCTGGGTCCACGGGGTTAACGTCATGGGCGTGGTCCACGGCATTCAGTCCTTCGTCCCCAAAATGATAGCCTCCGGTGAAGAGGGTCATGTGATCAACACCTCATCGGGCGATGGCGGCATCTCACCGCTGCCGTATCAGTCGGTTTACGCCTCCAGTAAGGCGGCGGTGTCGACCATTACTGAGTGTCTGGGTGCACAGTTGCAGAGCGAGGGCACCAAGCTCAATGCCTCAATCTTCTACCCATCGGGTGGCCTGCTCGATACCGGTATCTGGACCACAGACAGAAACCGCCCAGAGGAACTCACCCGGGAAGTCGACTACGAGCCCATTCCATCAATCGAAGACTTTAAGGATGCCGCCAGTGCCGCCGGCATGGAGCTTAACTTCCAGGACCTCGATGAGCTTGCCCGTTACTGTCTCGATGGCATCAAGGCAAACCGCTTCATCATTATGATCAACGTCGAAGAAGCCGAGGCGACGCTGAACGAACGCGCCAAACGTTACGGCGGTGCAGAACTGCCAATCAATCTGGCGGAGATTCCGCAGTTGTAG
- the folD gene encoding bifunctional methylenetetrahydrofolate dehydrogenase/methenyltetrahydrofolate cyclohydrolase FolD → MPALVLDGKTLSQQTEEQLKLRVEALKAKNGNQTPVLATILVGDDPSSATYVKMKGNACRRVGMESLKIELPTETTTEQLLAKIDELNKDENVHGILLQHPVPEQIDERACFDAIELTKDVDGVTCLGFGRMAMGEAAYGSATPAGIMRILEGYDIELSGKHAVVVGRSPILGKPMALMLLNANCTVSVCHSRTQDLESHIRLADIVVGAVGVPELIKGEWIKEGAVVVDAGYHNTDKGGVGDIELSAITDKASAYTPVPGGVGPMTINTLILQTLQAGEKKAGL, encoded by the coding sequence ATGCCAGCGCTTGTCCTCGACGGAAAAACCCTCTCTCAACAGACTGAAGAACAACTAAAATTGCGCGTAGAAGCGCTGAAGGCCAAAAACGGCAATCAGACGCCGGTACTCGCCACTATTTTAGTCGGTGACGACCCCTCCTCTGCCACCTACGTAAAAATGAAGGGCAACGCCTGTCGTCGTGTCGGCATGGAGTCACTGAAGATCGAACTGCCCACCGAGACGACCACCGAGCAGTTGCTGGCCAAGATCGATGAGCTCAATAAGGACGAAAATGTTCACGGCATTCTGCTACAGCACCCAGTACCCGAGCAGATCGACGAGCGCGCCTGCTTCGACGCCATTGAGCTGACCAAAGACGTCGACGGCGTTACCTGCCTAGGCTTTGGCCGCATGGCCATGGGCGAAGCCGCCTACGGCTCAGCCACCCCCGCCGGTATTATGCGCATCCTCGAGGGCTACGATATCGAGCTCTCTGGCAAGCACGCCGTCGTCGTCGGTCGCAGCCCCATCCTCGGCAAGCCGATGGCACTGATGCTACTCAACGCCAACTGCACTGTTTCTGTCTGCCACTCTCGCACCCAGGACTTGGAAAGCCACATCCGCCTGGCCGACATCGTCGTCGGTGCCGTCGGTGTTCCCGAGCTGATCAAGGGCGAGTGGATTAAAGAAGGTGCCGTCGTCGTCGATGCCGGCTACCACAACACCGACAAGGGTGGCGTCGGCGATATCGAGCTGTCAGCCATCACCGACAAGGCCAGCGCCTACACCCCGGTACCCGGCGGCGTCGGCCCGATGACCATCAACACGCTGATCCTGCAAACCTTACAAGCTGGCGAGAAGAAAGCCGGCCTGTAA
- a CDS encoding (2Fe-2S)-binding protein yields MVEFTLNGEHQSLDIEADTPLLWVLRDELRMTGTKFGCGMGLCGACTVHIDGVASRSCIMPVSFIAGKNITTIEGLSSDNNHPLQQAWVAHNVPQCGYCQSGQIMSAAALLASNGSPDDEAIDSAMSGNICRCGTYPRIKAAIKQAATFYNAADDVEVAQ; encoded by the coding sequence ATGGTTGAGTTTACTCTGAACGGTGAGCATCAATCTCTCGATATAGAGGCTGACACACCATTACTGTGGGTGTTGCGTGATGAATTGAGAATGACAGGGACTAAATTTGGCTGTGGTATGGGGCTCTGTGGCGCCTGTACAGTGCATATCGACGGTGTCGCCTCCCGTAGCTGCATTATGCCGGTCAGCTTTATTGCCGGTAAAAACATTACCACCATCGAAGGTCTCAGCAGCGATAATAATCACCCTTTACAGCAGGCCTGGGTAGCGCATAACGTACCGCAGTGTGGTTATTGTCAGTCCGGCCAGATTATGTCGGCGGCGGCGTTGCTGGCCAGCAATGGCAGCCCCGACGATGAGGCCATCGACAGTGCTATGTCGGGCAACATCTGCCGCTGTGGTACCTACCCCAGAATCAAGGCCGCCATTAAGCAGGCAGCGACCTTTTATAATGCAGCTGATGATGTGGAGGTGGCACAATGA
- a CDS encoding xanthine dehydrogenase family protein molybdopterin-binding subunit, with amino-acid sequence MKLSRRGLLKLSATATGGLALGFSLSGCKEGEYQHGSAEDFRPNAFLAISEDNTVTLQIHRAEMGQGVMTGITQIVAEEFDLAPSEFVTELSGLVNSELASPDTFLQITGGSQTIASSYQSLREVGAAARAMLLNAAAEVLQVPVGGLTTDNGHIVSDGKKHPYGRFVKVASKLPVPEQLTLKDAADFQYIGQSEQRLDSQAKVSGQAEFGIDIYPEDFVTAVMLRSPSFGGQLIDFDAAEALKVKGVIDVIAVNNAVTVVAKSYWPARKAAGLITVNWDSSATANLSSASILAEQQRLAASEQGENITAAGSFTAADGDKTLSVSYEAPYLAHATMEPMNAVADYHDGKVSLWGGHQGADITADMVARALGISRHDVTVHSCFLGGGFGRRIVPDYMAEAAMVSRQVGQPVKLIWSREDDMAHDYYRPSHYSELSASISADNKVSWHHKLVGPSLLRDFMPDSLKTIFPEWVPGSVATTVGKFVASTDGSSVEGAAELPYGFAEVNVDYVEYTPPVPIGFWRSVGHSQNAFVVEAFVDEVAEQVGSDPLAFRLANLSADSAEAKVLQQVKVLSNWGAQVEGRFQGVAVHHSFGSTVAEVVEISMVDGKPKVETVYCVADCGQVINPDLVVTQMQSAIIFALTAALYGEITIEAGAVVQSNFHNYPMLRINETPDIVVELIESSLPPTGVGEPGVPPLAPALANALYAASAVRHRSLPIKV; translated from the coding sequence ATGAAACTTTCTCGCCGTGGACTGCTCAAACTATCTGCCACCGCCACCGGTGGCCTAGCGCTGGGTTTCAGCCTATCCGGCTGTAAAGAGGGGGAGTATCAACACGGCAGCGCCGAAGATTTCCGTCCCAATGCCTTCCTAGCAATCAGCGAAGATAATACCGTCACCCTGCAAATACACCGGGCCGAGATGGGCCAGGGCGTGATGACCGGTATTACCCAAATAGTTGCCGAAGAATTTGATCTGGCTCCCAGTGAGTTTGTCACCGAACTCAGCGGTCTGGTCAACAGCGAATTAGCCAGCCCGGATACCTTTTTACAGATTACCGGAGGCAGCCAAACGATTGCCTCCTCATACCAATCATTGCGAGAGGTTGGTGCCGCTGCCAGAGCCATGTTGCTGAATGCCGCGGCAGAGGTGCTGCAAGTTCCTGTCGGCGGTTTAACCACCGATAATGGCCATATTGTCAGCGACGGTAAAAAACATCCCTATGGTCGTTTTGTTAAGGTTGCCAGCAAATTACCGGTTCCCGAGCAGTTGACGTTAAAAGACGCCGCTGACTTTCAGTATATTGGCCAGTCAGAACAGCGCCTTGACAGCCAGGCCAAGGTGTCGGGGCAGGCCGAGTTCGGCATCGATATCTATCCTGAAGACTTCGTGACTGCGGTGATGCTACGCAGCCCATCGTTTGGTGGTCAGTTGATTGATTTTGATGCCGCAGAGGCGCTCAAGGTCAAAGGCGTTATCGATGTCATCGCGGTGAACAATGCGGTTACCGTGGTGGCCAAGAGTTATTGGCCGGCCCGCAAGGCGGCGGGATTAATCACTGTTAATTGGGACAGCAGCGCCACTGCAAATCTATCGTCGGCGTCTATTTTGGCCGAGCAGCAGCGTTTGGCCGCCAGTGAACAGGGTGAGAATATCACCGCAGCGGGCTCGTTTACCGCCGCCGATGGCGATAAGACCCTCAGTGTCAGCTATGAGGCGCCGTATTTGGCCCATGCGACGATGGAGCCAATGAATGCCGTGGCGGATTACCACGACGGCAAGGTAAGCCTGTGGGGCGGCCATCAAGGCGCCGATATCACCGCCGATATGGTGGCCAGGGCGCTGGGTATTTCCCGTCATGATGTCACCGTACACAGCTGCTTTCTTGGTGGTGGCTTTGGTCGACGTATCGTGCCGGATTATATGGCTGAGGCGGCCATGGTATCGCGTCAAGTCGGTCAGCCGGTAAAGCTTATTTGGAGCCGTGAAGATGATATGGCCCACGATTATTATCGCCCCAGTCACTACAGCGAGCTGTCGGCGTCCATCTCTGCCGACAACAAGGTCAGTTGGCATCATAAGCTGGTCGGCCCCAGCCTGCTGCGGGATTTTATGCCAGACTCGCTGAAGACGATATTCCCTGAGTGGGTGCCAGGTAGTGTGGCCACCACCGTGGGTAAGTTTGTCGCCTCGACCGATGGCAGTTCGGTGGAGGGCGCGGCAGAGCTACCCTATGGCTTTGCTGAGGTGAATGTCGACTATGTCGAGTACACACCGCCAGTCCCGATCGGTTTTTGGCGATCGGTGGGGCATTCGCAGAATGCCTTTGTGGTCGAGGCCTTTGTTGACGAGGTGGCCGAGCAAGTTGGCAGCGACCCGCTGGCCTTTAGATTAGCCAATCTGTCGGCGGACAGTGCCGAGGCCAAGGTACTGCAACAGGTTAAGGTGCTATCCAACTGGGGAGCGCAGGTCGAGGGCCGCTTCCAGGGTGTTGCCGTTCATCACAGTTTCGGCAGTACAGTGGCGGAGGTGGTTGAGATTTCGATGGTCGACGGCAAGCCTAAGGTTGAAACCGTCTACTGTGTCGCCGACTGCGGCCAGGTGATCAACCCTGATTTGGTGGTGACCCAGATGCAGAGCGCGATCATCTTCGCTTTAACCGCGGCCCTTTACGGCGAGATCACCATCGAGGCGGGTGCGGTGGTGCAGTCTAATTTCCATAATTATCCGATGTTGAGAATCAACGAGACGCCGGATATCGTCGTCGAACTGATTGAATCGTCGCTGCCGCCCACCGGTGTCGGTGAGCCTGGGGTGCCGCCGTTGGCGCCAGCGCTTGCTAATGCGCTCTATGCGGCCAGCGCAGTTCGTCATCGCTCCCTTCCAATTAAAGTATAG
- a CDS encoding pseudouridine synthase, producing MTYKVVADTEAFILVDKQAGVSVHKDEQLGQPGLFNQLKQDFAQPLYPAHRLDVMTSGLLLLAKTSEVAAELGRLFEARAVEKYYLAIASGKPRKKQGLIVGDMTKSRGGSYKLLRSTNNPAKTRFVSQQHALGLRAYLLKPYSGKTHQLRVMMKSIGVAILGDERYGGAIGGDQAADRGYLHAYALRFTLNGVEYRYRCPPSSGQWFEPPYTDSLIEHWQEPWALPWGK from the coding sequence GTGACGTATAAGGTTGTTGCCGACACTGAGGCGTTTATTCTGGTGGATAAGCAAGCCGGTGTCTCGGTCCATAAGGATGAGCAGCTGGGTCAGCCCGGCCTGTTCAACCAGCTCAAGCAAGACTTTGCTCAACCGCTGTATCCAGCTCATCGCCTCGATGTGATGACCTCGGGGCTGTTGTTGCTGGCAAAGACGTCGGAGGTGGCTGCTGAATTGGGTAGGTTGTTCGAGGCGAGGGCGGTGGAGAAGTACTATTTGGCCATCGCCAGCGGTAAGCCTCGCAAGAAGCAGGGCCTGATTGTCGGTGATATGACCAAGTCCCGAGGTGGTAGTTATAAGCTGTTGCGCAGTACTAATAACCCGGCCAAGACTCGCTTCGTCTCCCAGCAGCATGCGCTGGGTTTACGTGCCTATTTGCTCAAGCCGTACAGCGGTAAGACTCATCAGCTGCGAGTGATGATGAAGAGTATCGGTGTTGCCATTCTCGGTGACGAGCGTTACGGCGGTGCTATAGGCGGTGACCAAGCCGCTGACCGCGGTTATCTGCACGCCTATGCGTTGCGCTTTACTCTCAACGGTGTCGAATACCGGTATCGCTGCCCGCCCAGCAGCGGCCAGTGGTTCGAGCCGCCTTATACCGACTCATTGATCGAGCACTGGCAAGAACCTTGGGCGTTACCCTGGGGTAAGTAA
- the truC gene encoding tRNA pseudouridine(65) synthase TruC, whose protein sequence is MILNSVMCDSDSNPAPAKTHLDILYLDAYYCIVNKPSGLLVHRSWIDPHATEFALQLVRDQLGQYVYPVHRLDRPTSGVLMFALSPEAARRAAALFERHDIEKTYVSIVRGYSPEAGIIDHPLREKLDKLSDRQARPDKPAQEAVTHFRRLATIELPVCVDRYPQSRYSLVEFKPKTGRKHQLRRHSKHINCPIIGDAKHGKSSHNHFFAEHLKADRLLLAAVSLTFKHPYSAETIECLAPLDATFNQLIARFSWQQSIDRRLLTPG, encoded by the coding sequence ATGATTCTGAATAGTGTTATGTGCGACAGTGATTCCAACCCTGCCCCGGCAAAAACTCATCTCGACATCCTCTATCTGGATGCGTATTACTGCATCGTCAACAAACCCAGCGGCTTGCTGGTACACCGCAGCTGGATAGACCCCCATGCCACTGAATTTGCCCTACAGCTGGTTCGGGATCAGCTTGGCCAATATGTCTACCCGGTACATCGTCTGGATCGTCCCACCTCCGGCGTACTGATGTTTGCGCTGTCGCCTGAGGCCGCACGTAGGGCGGCTGCGCTGTTTGAGCGTCATGACATTGAAAAAACCTATGTCTCCATCGTCAGAGGCTATAGCCCAGAAGCAGGTATTATTGATCACCCGCTGCGGGAGAAACTCGACAAACTCAGCGACAGACAGGCCCGGCCAGACAAGCCTGCACAAGAGGCTGTCACACACTTTCGCCGGCTCGCCACTATCGAGCTACCAGTCTGTGTCGACCGTTACCCGCAGAGTCGGTATTCACTGGTCGAGTTCAAACCCAAAACCGGTAGGAAACACCAACTGCGACGCCACAGCAAGCATATTAACTGCCCGATTATCGGCGATGCGAAACATGGCAAGAGCAGCCATAACCACTTTTTTGCTGAGCATTTAAAGGCTGACAGATTACTGTTGGCCGCCGTGTCACTGACCTTTAAACATCCCTACAGCGCTGAGACGATAGAATGCCTGGCACCCTTGGATGCCACGTTTAATCAGTTAATCGCACGTTTTAGCTGGCAACAGTCAATTGATCGCCGCTTACTTACCCCAGGGTAA
- a CDS encoding MBL fold metallo-hydrolase translates to MSSSMREITAPFQTPPVPGHVIEVAEGVLWCRMPLPLALDHINVYLIDIGTGWLIVDTGMKGDKTQTLWLQIIEQHLGGRPVVAVLCTHMHPDHIGQAGWLVNQFKVPFYMSQGEYLHARTFTATERGKPTSWRTQDYFSQAGLSEQQVTAITAGFGGFSKLVEPIPSNYIRLRDGQTFDWGKHQWQVVVGRGHSPEHACLYCPALNILLAGDQVIEGISSNVSVLAIEPDAEPLADWLASIERFKLLPDDLLILPAHRLPFYGLHRRLEQLAEHHEEHLQALLVACQQPHTAVELLPVLFKRDITSAVMTLALGECLAHLHELLSRGQLRRDLVAGVHQFTATVVAEADKGYQPGEQLTV, encoded by the coding sequence ATGAGTAGTTCTATGAGAGAGATAACCGCGCCATTTCAGACCCCGCCTGTACCGGGTCACGTAATTGAAGTGGCTGAGGGGGTATTGTGGTGTCGTATGCCACTACCGCTGGCATTAGACCATATCAACGTCTATCTGATTGATATCGGTACCGGTTGGCTGATTGTCGACACCGGCATGAAGGGGGATAAAACACAGACGCTGTGGCTGCAAATAATCGAACAGCATCTTGGCGGTCGGCCTGTGGTGGCGGTGCTATGTACCCATATGCACCCGGATCATATCGGACAGGCTGGCTGGCTGGTCAATCAATTCAAAGTGCCTTTTTATATGTCGCAGGGCGAATACCTCCATGCCAGAACATTTACTGCGACGGAGCGGGGCAAGCCGACCAGTTGGCGCACCCAGGATTATTTTAGCCAAGCTGGCTTGTCCGAGCAGCAGGTTACCGCGATTACGGCTGGCTTTGGTGGTTTCAGCAAGTTGGTTGAACCTATTCCAAGCAATTATATTCGCCTGCGCGATGGCCAAACCTTCGACTGGGGTAAGCACCAGTGGCAGGTTGTCGTCGGCCGCGGTCATTCGCCAGAGCATGCCTGTCTGTATTGCCCAGCGTTGAATATACTGCTGGCCGGTGATCAGGTGATTGAGGGAATCTCGTCCAATGTCAGCGTGCTGGCTATTGAGCCGGATGCAGAGCCGTTGGCGGATTGGTTGGCCTCTATCGAACGATTTAAGCTGTTGCCGGATGATTTGCTGATTTTACCCGCTCATCGTCTACCATTTTATGGTTTGCATCGTCGTCTTGAGCAATTAGCCGAGCACCACGAAGAACATTTGCAGGCGCTGTTGGTGGCCTGTCAGCAGCCGCATACGGCGGTTGAGTTGCTGCCGGTGCTGTTCAAACGTGATATTACCAGCGCAGTCATGACGCTGGCTCTTGGCGAATGTCTGGCACATTTGCACGAATTGCTGTCCCGTGGTCAATTGCGGCGGGATTTGGTCGCCGGTGTGCATCAATTTACAGCCACTGTTGTGGCTGAGGCCGATAAAGGTTATCAACCCGGTGAGCAACTTACGGTATAA
- the moaC gene encoding cyclic pyranopterin monophosphate synthase MoaC, which translates to MLQLTHIDAAGDAQMVDVTAKQVTHRIAVAESYIEMKPETLQLIVEGGHKKGDVLAVARIAGIQAAKRCSDLIPLCHPLMLTSVKVHLQPQLEFNRVLVTATCKLGGQTGVEMEALTAASVAALTIYDMCKAVDKDMVIGGVRVLEKSGGKSGHYIADQQA; encoded by the coding sequence ATTTTGCAGTTAACCCATATAGACGCCGCCGGCGATGCTCAGATGGTCGATGTCACCGCCAAACAAGTGACTCACCGCATTGCCGTGGCAGAATCTTATATCGAGATGAAGCCTGAGACCTTGCAGTTGATTGTTGAAGGCGGTCATAAGAAGGGGGATGTGTTGGCAGTGGCCCGTATCGCCGGTATTCAGGCGGCCAAGCGCTGTTCTGATTTGATCCCCCTGTGTCATCCGTTGATGCTAACCTCGGTCAAGGTACACCTGCAGCCCCAGCTAGAGTTCAATCGGGTGCTGGTGACGGCGACCTGCAAGCTTGGCGGCCAAACCGGTGTAGAGATGGAGGCGTTAACAGCGGCCTCAGTCGCAGCACTGACAATTTACGATATGTGTAAAGCTGTCGATAAGGATATGGTCATCGGTGGTGTTCGCGTGTTGGAAAAGTCGGGTGGAAAATCGGGTCATTACATTGCTGATCAACAAGCTTGA
- the moaD gene encoding molybdopterin converting factor subunit 1, which translates to MVTVLFFAKVREDLDCRQLQWPLAESCSVAQLKQQLVDQHGGRWSAVLGADNIICAVNQQVVDHHHPVLQGDEVAFYPPVTGG; encoded by the coding sequence GTGGTTACCGTATTATTCTTTGCCAAGGTAAGAGAGGATCTCGATTGCCGTCAACTGCAGTGGCCGCTGGCCGAAAGTTGCAGTGTTGCACAGTTAAAGCAGCAACTGGTCGACCAGCATGGCGGGCGCTGGTCGGCGGTTTTAGGCGCGGATAATATTATCTGTGCCGTCAATCAGCAGGTGGTTGATCACCATCATCCCGTGCTACAGGGTGATGAAGTGGCTTTCTACCCACCGGTAACAGGCGGTTAA
- the moaE gene encoding molybdopterin synthase catalytic subunit MoaE produces MTMIPINVVVEEDDFDVQQQQNWLTAVGPHVGAVVSFVGLVRDINNNQGVSAMTLEHYPGMTEQTITAICQQAAERWTLHSISVIHRVGDLLPSDQIVYVGVSSRHRGMAFEACEFIMDFLKTDAPFWKKEQTSDGASWVDARESDRSASERWASDK; encoded by the coding sequence ATGACGATGATTCCGATAAACGTGGTTGTTGAGGAAGATGATTTTGATGTGCAGCAGCAGCAAAACTGGTTAACAGCAGTGGGTCCCCATGTTGGTGCCGTGGTGAGTTTTGTCGGTTTGGTCCGTGACATCAATAATAATCAGGGTGTCTCAGCCATGACGTTAGAGCATTACCCGGGCATGACTGAACAGACCATTACCGCCATTTGTCAGCAGGCTGCTGAGCGCTGGACGCTGCACAGCATCAGCGTTATTCACCGGGTGGGCGATTTGCTGCCCAGCGATCAAATTGTCTATGTCGGCGTCAGTTCTCGGCATCGCGGCATGGCGTTTGAGGCCTGTGAATTTATCATGGATTTCTTGAAAACGGATGCGCCGTTTTGGAAAAAAGAGCAGACCAGCGATGGCGCCAGTTGGGTCGATGCCCGGGAATCAGATCGCAGTGCCAGCGAACGGTGGGCATCGGATAAATAG